From a single Staphylococcus epidermidis genomic region:
- the pyrE gene encoding orotate phosphoribosyltransferase, with protein sequence MAKNIAKALLDIEAVSLSPNDLFTWSSGIKSPIYCDNRITLGYPEVRNAIRDGLIQLIKEHFSNVEIISGTATAGIPHAAYISEKLELPMNYVRSKSKSHGKQNQIEGAKSENKNVVVVEDLISTGGSSITAVEALEEAGANVLGVVAIFTYGLAKADKTFNKAHIPFYTLSDYNELIEVAKDEGKISLNDIQTLVDWRDNLS encoded by the coding sequence ATGGCTAAAAATATTGCTAAAGCATTGTTAGACATAGAGGCAGTTTCATTATCTCCAAATGATTTATTTACTTGGAGCTCTGGAATTAAATCGCCTATATATTGTGATAATCGAATAACTTTAGGCTACCCTGAAGTGCGTAATGCGATTAGAGATGGGTTAATTCAATTAATTAAAGAACATTTTTCTAACGTTGAAATTATCTCGGGTACGGCCACTGCTGGTATCCCTCATGCAGCTTACATTTCTGAAAAATTAGAATTACCTATGAATTACGTTAGATCAAAAAGTAAAAGCCATGGTAAACAAAACCAAATAGAAGGTGCAAAAAGCGAGAATAAAAATGTCGTTGTAGTCGAGGATTTAATTTCTACTGGAGGTTCTTCGATTACAGCTGTCGAAGCATTGGAAGAAGCGGGAGCTAATGTGCTTGGGGTCGTTGCTATATTCACATATGGTCTTGCGAAAGCAGACAAGACATTTAATAAGGCTCATATTCCGTTTTACACTTTAAGTGATTATAATGAGCTTATAGAAGTTGCGAAAGATGAAGGTAAAATCTCTTTAAATGATATCCAAACATTAGTTGATTGGCGAGATAACTTATCGTAA
- the pyrF gene encoding orotidine-5'-phosphate decarboxylase gives MRNLPIIALDFKSADEVHTFLNKFNEPLCVKIGMELFYQTGPALIKSIKKRGHDIFLDLKLHDIPNTVSKAMEGLARLDVDLVNVHAAGGIKMMEEAKKGLRKHNADIKIIAVTQLTSTTERQLHEEQNIQTSIEEAVLNYARLTKKAGLDGVVCSPLEAEMISKELGTDFLKVTPGIRPKGAARNDQQRITTPEEAKTLGSTHIVVGRPITQSEHPIDSYHKIKESWLS, from the coding sequence GTGAGAAATCTACCCATTATAGCATTAGATTTTAAATCAGCAGACGAGGTTCATACATTTTTAAATAAATTTAATGAACCGTTATGCGTCAAAATTGGGATGGAGTTATTTTATCAAACAGGGCCAGCTTTAATTAAGTCCATTAAAAAAAGAGGTCATGATATCTTTTTAGATTTAAAATTACATGACATACCTAATACTGTGAGTAAAGCAATGGAAGGCTTAGCACGTTTAGATGTAGATTTAGTCAATGTTCATGCTGCCGGTGGTATTAAAATGATGGAAGAAGCTAAAAAAGGGTTAAGAAAACATAATGCTGATATTAAAATCATTGCAGTTACTCAATTAACTTCAACTACTGAAAGACAATTACATGAAGAACAAAATATTCAAACCTCAATAGAGGAGGCAGTTTTAAATTATGCTCGTCTTACTAAAAAAGCTGGTTTAGACGGTGTCGTATGTTCTCCTCTTGAGGCTGAGATGATTTCTAAAGAACTAGGTACTGACTTTTTAAAAGTGACACCAGGTATTCGCCCGAAAGGCGCAGCTCGTAATGATCAACAACGAATTACAACACCAGAGGAAGCTAAAACCTTGGGGTCAACACATATCGTAGTAGGTCGACCTATCACTCAAAGTGAGCATCCAATTGACAGTTATCATAAAATAAAAGAAAGTTGGTTAAGTTAA